One window of Thermocoleostomius sinensis A174 genomic DNA carries:
- a CDS encoding glutathione S-transferase family protein, translating to MLKLYGGARSRASIVQWYLEELSVPYEYISLNLQAGEHRQPEFLAINPIGKVPAIVDGDFKLWESGAILLYLADKYDAAVTTIEQRAEIAQWILFANATFGPGVFIEANREREMSRYLTFLDQYLDSRSFLIGDQLSAADIAVGSFLAYMPIMLKLGFEDYAAVDRYVKQLVARPGFQKSIGAR from the coding sequence ATGTTGAAACTTTATGGTGGCGCTCGTAGCCGCGCCTCGATTGTTCAGTGGTACTTGGAAGAATTATCCGTTCCCTATGAGTACATCTCGCTGAATTTGCAAGCAGGTGAACATCGGCAACCAGAGTTTTTGGCAATTAACCCGATCGGAAAAGTTCCGGCGATCGTCGATGGCGATTTTAAATTGTGGGAATCGGGCGCCATTTTGCTGTACTTGGCAGATAAGTATGATGCCGCTGTCACGACGATCGAACAACGGGCCGAAATTGCCCAATGGATCTTGTTTGCGAATGCTACTTTTGGCCCCGGTGTGTTTATAGAAGCCAACCGTGAACGAGAAATGTCCCGCTATCTGACGTTTCTCGATCAATATCTCGATTCACGATCGTTTTTAATTGGCGATCAATTGAGCGCCGCTGATATCGCAGTCGGTTCCTTCCTAGCCTATATGCCAATTATGCTCAAACTGGGCTTTGAAGACTATGCTGCTGTCGATCGCTATGTGAAACAACTGGTGGCACGCCCTGGGTTTCAGAAGTCGATTGGGGCGAGGTAA